The sequence GGAGGACTTTATCAGGAACCGTTGCCATCATTTCAGTTTCCACATACCCTGGGGCGATTGCATTTGAGCGGACTGCCGCACCTTTGCGTGTGAATTCCTTCGCCCATGTATAAGTCATGCCGATTACACCGGCTTTTGTTGCGGCATAGTTCGTCTGTCCAACGTTTCCATAAACTCCTACAACAGAAGAAATGCTGACGATGGAGCCTTTTCCATTTTCCATCATGATTGGAGCGACTGCCTGAGTCAGGTTGAACACTCCCTTTAGATTCACATCTATTACTGCATCCCACATATCCTCAGTCATTTTTTGAATTAAAGCATCACGGGTGATGCCGGCATTATTTACAAGCACATCGATTTGGCCCACTTCATTTTTTACTTCTTCGACAAATTTCGCAACCTGGTCACGATTCGTCACATTCAATTGAATATGGCGTACATTTGAAAATTCATACTCTCCGTTCCCCATATCGAGAGAATAGATTAGTTTGGCGCCTTCTCGCGCAAGCGTTTCCACTATCTGGCGTCCGATGCCACGTGCTCCCCCTGTCACAATAGCCACTTTACCTTCCATTCTATTCATAATGTAAGCCCCCTACAGGATTTAAAATAAGTACACCATTAATGTAAGCGGTATCAGAAATAAAATAAAATACATATAAATCATGATTGCTATAACTTCTGGTTATGGAATAAAAAAGCAGGAGTGTAGGTTGGTGATAACCTTTCACTCCTGCCTGTATGAATGTTTAATGATATGGAATAGTTTGAAGCTAATCATTACTTAATATTTTCCTTAACATACTCAATGAATTTCTTCGCTGCAAAAGAGATGTATCGATTTTTTTTCAAAATGATTGCAATCCGCCATTTCATTTCTGGATGTTCAATCGGGATTTGCCGAATATTTTTGCTGTTGAATCTCGCCAGAATTGGCCGCGGCAAAATGGAAACCCCCTGGTTAAGACAGACCAGTTCGGTAAGAAAATCCCATTGTGAGCTCTTAAAATAAACATTGGGTTCGAAGCCGGCTTCTCGGCAGGCTTTGATAACATGATGGTGAAGAAGAAAGGTCTCATTGAGGAGAGCGAAGGTTTCATCCTTCAAATCCTCGAATACAACTTTTTCCTTTTTAGCCAGAGGATGATCGTTATGGACGATTAAAACAACTTCATCTTCTGTCACGGGGATGTATTCAATACGGTCAGAAAGCTCTGGTAAAATGACGAGGCCCAGGTCGACATAACCCTTCTCCACCATTTCGTACACAGTTACTGCCCCATTTTCAATTATAGAAAGGTTAATTCCCGGGTATTCTTGCCTGAAATTGGCAATCAGCGGAGGGAAATAACTGGTTCCAATTACAGGAGGTATTCCAACGCTCACATTGCCGGTCCTTAAATTTTTTGTATCCTGAATCGCTTCCGTGATCGAGTCCATCTCAAGGAGCAGTTTTTGTCCCTCTTCGAAGAGCTTTTCTCCTGCATCAGTCAAAGCCATTTTATGCTCAGATCGGTCAAAAAGCTGGACACCGAGTTCTTCTTCCAGTTTTTTGATCATTTTGCTCAAAGCGGGTTGAGAGAGATGGAGTTTCCTCGCTGCTACTGTAAAGCTGTTATCCTTTGCAA comes from Mesobacillus jeotgali and encodes:
- a CDS encoding LysR family transcriptional regulator; this translates as MMDTRQLAYFVQVAKDNSFTVAARKLHLSQPALSKMIKKLEEELGVQLFDRSEHKMALTDAGEKLFEEGQKLLLEMDSITEAIQDTKNLRTGNVSVGIPPVIGTSYFPPLIANFRQEYPGINLSIIENGAVTVYEMVEKGYVDLGLVILPELSDRIEYIPVTEDEVVLIVHNDHPLAKKEKVVFEDLKDETFALLNETFLLHHHVIKACREAGFEPNVYFKSSQWDFLTELVCLNQGVSILPRPILARFNSKNIRQIPIEHPEMKWRIAIILKKNRYISFAAKKFIEYVKENIK
- a CDS encoding beta-ketoacyl-ACP reductase, producing MNRMEGKVAIVTGGARGIGRQIVETLAREGAKLIYSLDMGNGEYEFSNVRHIQLNVTNRDQVAKFVEEVKNEVGQIDVLVNNAGITRDALIQKMTEDMWDAVIDVNLKGVFNLTQAVAPIMMENGKGSIVSISSVVGVYGNVGQTNYAATKAGVIGMTYTWAKEFTRKGAAVRSNAIAPGYVETEMMATVPDKVLQPIREKTPLGRLGKPQEIANAVLFLASDESSYVNGHVLEVTGGLRL